One Nostoc punctiforme PCC 73102 DNA window includes the following coding sequences:
- a CDS encoding Rpn family recombination-promoting nuclease/putative transposase, translating into MFDNIYKFLAENFSSDFATWLLGEPITLTELSPKELSLEPIRADALILLQSEQNILHLEFQTQVDAEIPFRMIDYRLRVYRHFPHKSMHQVVIYLKQTNSDLVQQNTFTIAGTRHEFAVIRLWEQPTEVFLRTPGLLPLAVLSSTIEPEVILNEVAREINGITESRTQSNIAASTAILAGLVLDKEVIRRVLRSDIMRESVIYQDILQEGKAEGKAEGKAEALLEVASNLFNTGMPLEQIARLTGLSIEQLQYLQVSKSGD; encoded by the coding sequence ATGTTTGACAATATCTACAAATTTTTAGCTGAAAATTTCTCCAGTGACTTCGCCACTTGGTTATTAGGCGAACCAATCACTTTAACCGAACTAAGTCCAAAGGAATTATCTCTCGAACCCATTCGCGCTGATGCCTTAATTCTGCTACAGTCAGAGCAAAACATCTTGCATTTGGAATTTCAAACCCAAGTGGATGCAGAAATTCCTTTTCGGATGATTGACTATCGATTGCGAGTGTATCGCCATTTTCCACACAAATCAATGCATCAAGTTGTAATTTACCTCAAGCAGACAAATTCGGATTTGGTGCAACAAAATACATTTACAATTGCTGGAACACGCCATGAATTTGCAGTTATCAGACTTTGGGAACAACCAACTGAAGTATTTTTGAGAACACCTGGACTTTTACCTTTGGCAGTGTTGAGTAGTACAATTGAGCCAGAAGTTATACTAAATGAAGTGGCGCGTGAAATTAACGGTATTACAGAATCAAGAACTCAAAGTAATATTGCTGCTTCCACGGCTATTTTAGCTGGTTTAGTATTAGATAAAGAGGTTATTAGACGAGTTTTGAGGTCAGACATTATGCGCGAGTCAGTGATTTATCAAGATATTTTACAAGAAGGGAAAGCTGAAGGGAAAGCCGAAGGGAAAGCTGAAGCTTTACTTGAAGTGGCAAGTAACCTTTTTAATACTGGTATGCCATTAGAACAGATAGCAAGATTGACAGGGTTATCAATTGAGCAGTTACAGTATTTGCAGGTAAGCAAATCTGGTGATTAA
- a CDS encoding PIN/TRAM domain-containing protein, whose protein sequence is MLDAIIIFSFILAASGIGFYSIELLPNGTLDQVTNLEALRLVVAVFAAIIGGAIGLSFQTTYRRLESQVKEMPLEMILTRAIGLVIGLLLANLMLAPLFLLPIPADFGFIKPLVAVVGSIILSVTGMNLADTHGRGLLRFINPNTVESMVVEGTLKPANTKVLDTSCIIDGRIEALLETGFLEGQILVPQFVLQELQQVADASKDQKRVRGRRGLEILNRIKEEYPDRILINTVDYEDIPTVDAKLVRFAQEISGTLLTNDYNLSKVASVQKVPVLNVNDLVNAVRPSYLPGDNLDLKILKEGKEPSQGIGYLDDGTMVVVEEGSSYVGGELRVVVTSALQTTAGRMIFAKPQASALA, encoded by the coding sequence ATGCTTGACGCAATTATCATTTTCTCATTTATCCTGGCAGCTTCGGGAATAGGGTTCTACAGCATTGAACTACTACCCAATGGCACTCTCGATCAGGTAACAAATCTTGAAGCTTTACGCTTAGTTGTTGCCGTCTTTGCCGCTATTATTGGTGGTGCGATCGGACTGAGTTTCCAGACGACATATCGCCGCCTAGAATCGCAAGTCAAAGAAATGCCTCTGGAAATGATTTTAACTCGTGCCATTGGCTTAGTAATTGGCTTATTGCTAGCTAACCTCATGCTAGCCCCATTATTCTTACTACCTATCCCGGCGGACTTTGGATTTATTAAGCCACTTGTGGCAGTTGTCGGTAGTATTATTCTCTCCGTCACTGGCATGAATTTGGCAGATACCCACGGACGAGGTTTGCTGCGGTTCATTAATCCCAACACCGTCGAATCGATGGTTGTAGAAGGAACGCTAAAACCAGCTAATACGAAAGTTTTAGATACTAGCTGTATTATTGATGGTCGCATTGAAGCACTATTAGAAACAGGGTTTCTAGAAGGACAAATTCTCGTACCGCAGTTTGTCTTGCAAGAACTCCAACAAGTAGCTGATGCTAGCAAAGACCAAAAGCGGGTACGGGGAAGGCGAGGACTAGAAATTCTCAACCGCATTAAGGAAGAATATCCCGATCGCATTTTGATTAATACAGTTGACTACGAAGATATTCCCACAGTCGATGCCAAGTTGGTGCGCTTTGCCCAAGAAATTAGCGGTACATTGCTAACCAACGACTACAACTTGTCTAAAGTCGCCAGCGTTCAAAAAGTACCTGTTTTGAATGTGAATGATTTAGTGAACGCCGTCCGTCCCAGTTATCTACCTGGTGATAACTTGGATTTGAAAATTCTCAAGGAAGGCAAAGAACCCAGTCAAGGTATTGGCTATCTAGATGACGGCACAATGGTAGTCGTTGAAGAAGGTAGCAGTTATGTTGGTGGTGAACTGCGAGTAGTAGTTACCAGTGCTTTGCAAACCACCGCAGGAAGAATGATTTTTGCCAAACCCCAAGCATCAGCATTGGCGTGA
- the hemW gene encoding radical SAM family heme chaperone HemW, whose amino-acid sequence MIQKFSVSRIASSAYVHIPFCRRRCFYCDFPVSVVGDRLRGETSDTISQYVEVLCKEIAITPAFGQPLKTIFFGGGTPSLLSTEQLQRIVGELEKHFGIASGAEISMEIDPGTFDLAHIAGYRSAGVNRVSLGVQAFQEELLQRAGRSHSVEDIFAAVELIHQVEIPAFSLDLISGLPHQSLDQWQNSLTKAVALLPTHISIYDLTIEPGTAFGRYYKPGDTPLPTDEATVKMYQMGQQALTGAGYEHYEISNYAQPKHQCRHNRVYWENRPYYGFGMGAASYVEGKRFTRPRKTREYYQWVQAGGVIDCDVTPPKEVLLETLMLGLRLAEGLSLAALVEAFGEEKVEEICRCLQGYFDKGWVEVTEGRLRLIDPQGFLFSNVVLAQLFEKLG is encoded by the coding sequence ATGATTCAAAAATTTAGTGTTTCTAGAATTGCGAGTTCTGCTTATGTGCATATTCCCTTTTGCAGACGGCGATGCTTTTATTGTGATTTCCCGGTGTCTGTTGTGGGCGATCGCTTGCGGGGCGAAACATCTGATACTATCTCCCAATATGTTGAGGTACTATGTAAAGAAATTGCCATTACACCAGCCTTTGGTCAACCTCTAAAGACAATTTTCTTCGGTGGTGGTACTCCTTCGCTGCTATCAACAGAACAGCTACAACGAATAGTGGGAGAATTGGAGAAGCATTTTGGGATTGCATCTGGGGCAGAGATTTCTATGGAAATTGACCCAGGTACCTTTGATTTAGCACATATAGCAGGCTATCGCAGTGCAGGTGTGAACCGGGTAAGTTTGGGTGTACAAGCCTTTCAAGAAGAATTATTGCAAAGGGCGGGGCGATCGCACTCAGTTGAAGATATTTTCGCGGCTGTGGAGTTAATCCACCAAGTCGAGATTCCCGCATTTAGCTTAGACTTAATTTCTGGGTTGCCGCATCAGTCTTTGGATCAATGGCAGAATTCTCTAACTAAAGCGGTAGCACTTTTACCCACTCACATTTCCATATACGATCTTACCATCGAACCAGGTACAGCCTTTGGTCGTTACTACAAACCAGGTGATACACCTTTACCGACGGATGAAGCCACAGTCAAAATGTACCAGATGGGGCAGCAAGCTTTGACTGGTGCTGGTTATGAGCATTATGAGATTTCTAATTATGCTCAACCTAAGCATCAGTGTCGGCATAATCGCGTTTATTGGGAAAACCGCCCTTATTATGGCTTTGGCATGGGTGCGGCGAGTTATGTTGAGGGGAAACGCTTCACTCGTCCGCGTAAGACTAGGGAGTATTACCAGTGGGTACAAGCTGGCGGTGTAATTGATTGTGATGTTACCCCCCCAAAAGAAGTATTGTTAGAAACGTTAATGTTAGGGTTGCGTTTGGCGGAGGGTTTGAGTTTGGCGGCGTTGGTGGAGGCGTTTGGCGAAGAGAAGGTGGAGGAAATTTGCAGGTGTTTGCAAGGGTATTTTGATAAAGGTTGGGTGGAAGTTACAGAGGGAAGGTTGCGTTTGATTGATCCCCAAGGGTTTTTGTTTTCTAATGTGGTGTTGGCACAGTTGTTTGAGAAGTTGGGGTGA
- a CDS encoding UTP--glucose-1-phosphate uridylyltransferase produces the protein MQKNQVRKAVIPVAGFGTRLFPATKVVKKELFPIIDRDGRAKPVILAIIEEAISAGIAEVGIVVQPDDREIFEDLLKNPPKKELFKKLSPQNQEYSRYLEDLGSKITFLLQEEQLGYGHAVFCAKDWVQDEPFLLMLGDHVYASDIQKSCASQLLDVYEQVNQSVVSLTTTPAEILHTAGCVTGVWQELNSILEVTQLYEKPTIEYAQQHLHVEGMAENEFLCIFGLYLLSPKIFDFLAEHINQNLRERGEFQLTSSLDRLRQEEGITGYVVKGKCFDTGLPDTYRQTMIDFRNF, from the coding sequence ATGCAGAAAAATCAAGTTAGAAAAGCTGTAATTCCGGTAGCTGGTTTTGGGACTCGGTTGTTTCCAGCAACTAAGGTTGTGAAAAAAGAACTTTTCCCAATTATCGATCGAGATGGGAGGGCAAAACCTGTCATTCTCGCAATTATTGAAGAGGCAATTAGTGCTGGAATTGCAGAAGTCGGGATTGTGGTACAGCCGGACGATCGAGAAATATTTGAAGATTTATTGAAAAACCCACCTAAAAAAGAACTTTTCAAGAAACTTTCACCGCAAAATCAAGAATATAGCCGATATCTCGAAGATTTAGGTAGCAAAATTACGTTTTTATTGCAAGAGGAACAATTAGGTTATGGTCATGCAGTATTTTGTGCCAAAGATTGGGTACAAGATGAGCCATTTTTGCTAATGTTGGGCGATCATGTTTATGCATCTGATATTCAAAAATCTTGTGCAAGTCAACTTTTAGATGTTTATGAACAAGTTAATCAAAGTGTCGTTAGCTTAACTACAACACCAGCAGAAATTCTTCATACAGCCGGGTGTGTAACAGGAGTTTGGCAAGAGTTAAACTCGATTTTAGAAGTTACACAACTCTATGAAAAACCAACCATTGAATATGCACAACAACATTTGCATGTAGAGGGAATGGCAGAAAACGAATTTTTATGTATATTTGGTTTGTATTTACTTAGTCCGAAAATTTTTGACTTTTTAGCAGAACACATAAACCAAAATTTACGAGAACGAGGCGAATTTCAGTTAACATCTTCTCTTGATAGATTGCGTCAGGAAGAGGGAATTACAGGATATGTTGTTAAAGGGAAGTGTTTTGATACAGGTTTGCCAGATACTTATCGTCAGACGATGATTGATTTTAGAAATTTTTAG
- a CDS encoding THUMP domain-containing class I SAM-dependent RNA methyltransferase: protein MNYFATVARGLETLAAQELEQLGAHSVEPGFCGVAFEGDRTLLYRVNLWARLPFRILVDIHEFPCLDAKDLYRGIQTIDWQNYLTPDMTLAVNVTGKNAHLNHSHFTSLQVKNAIVDQQQEKLGERSNVELHEPDVRVNVHIERDFCTVKLDSSGNSLHRRGYRPAVGSAPLKESLAAALIQLSGWKQDQMFYDPLCGSGTLPLEASLKALNIAPGLFRESFGFENWLDFDLVLLEKLLQEAKDSQLDTLPAPIWGSDHDENVIEQAINNAQNCGVDNHVWFSQMELADVVAPADSGILLCNPPYGERLGRDSDLGAFYKLLGDVLKQRFKGWTAFVLSGNKELSQSIGLKSSKRIAVYNGALPCQLMKYELY from the coding sequence ATGAATTATTTTGCAACGGTTGCTCGCGGATTAGAAACTCTTGCGGCTCAGGAGTTAGAGCAACTGGGAGCCCATTCTGTGGAGCCAGGATTTTGCGGTGTCGCCTTTGAGGGCGATCGCACTCTGCTTTATCGCGTCAACCTCTGGGCTAGGCTGCCGTTCCGAATCTTGGTGGATATCCATGAGTTTCCATGCCTTGATGCTAAGGATCTTTATCGCGGCATTCAGACTATCGATTGGCAAAACTATCTTACGCCAGACATGACGCTGGCGGTGAATGTCACGGGCAAAAACGCTCACCTCAACCACAGCCACTTCACATCTCTACAGGTCAAAAATGCGATCGTCGATCAGCAGCAGGAAAAGCTGGGTGAGCGTTCAAATGTAGAACTTCATGAACCAGATGTGCGGGTTAATGTTCATATTGAGCGCGACTTTTGTACCGTCAAACTCGATAGTTCTGGAAATAGCCTACACCGCCGTGGCTATCGCCCTGCGGTTGGTTCAGCGCCTCTCAAGGAATCTCTGGCTGCTGCTCTGATTCAACTTTCGGGTTGGAAGCAAGACCAGATGTTCTACGATCCTCTCTGTGGATCTGGTACTTTACCTCTGGAAGCTAGCTTAAAAGCACTGAACATAGCACCAGGGCTGTTTCGTGAGTCCTTTGGATTTGAAAATTGGCTCGATTTTGATTTGGTCCTTTTAGAAAAGCTGCTTCAAGAAGCAAAGGACAGCCAACTGGATACCCTTCCCGCACCTATTTGGGGAAGCGATCACGATGAAAATGTAATTGAGCAAGCGATTAACAATGCTCAAAATTGCGGCGTTGATAATCATGTATGGTTTTCTCAAATGGAACTTGCTGATGTTGTTGCCCCCGCAGACAGTGGAATTTTATTGTGCAATCCACCTTATGGCGAACGTCTGGGGCGAGATAGTGATTTGGGGGCATTTTACAAACTTTTGGGCGATGTGCTGAAACAACGCTTCAAAGGCTGGACTGCATTTGTGCTAAGTGGCAACAAGGAACTGTCTCAATCCATTGGGCTGAAATCATCCAAACGAATTGCTGTGTACAACGGAGCGTTGCCTTGTCAGTTAATGAAATATGAGTTGTATTAA
- a CDS encoding NAD(P)/FAD-dependent oxidoreductase — protein MLRLTEVKLPLDHPEDEIKTAILKKLQITDEELIGYSIFKRSYDARKKGEIALVYILDVETTQETHLLKRLKKDPHVMVTPDMSYRPVAKAPSNLAIRPIVIGTGPCGLFAGLMLAQMGFRPIILERGKKVRDRTADTFGFWKKKSDFNPESNAQFGEGGAGTFSDGKLYSQVKDPQHYGRKVLTELVNAGASPEILYINKPHIGTFKLVGIVQSMRAKIESLGGEIRFESRVEDINIENGQVRGVTLASGEYIASEYVVLAVGHSARDTFQMLYERGVYIEPKPFSIGFRVEHPQTLIDQCRFGPQAGHKLLGAADYKLVHHCQNGRSVYSFCMCPGGLVVAAASEPGRLVTNGMSQYSRNERNANSAIVVGITPEDYPGNALAGIDFQRRLEEQAFKLGGGTYEAPGQLVGDFLKDRSSTAFGTVKPSYTPGVHLCDLSQSLPDYAIAAIREALPAFDKQIKGFAMDDAVLTGVETRTSSPIRIKRKEDYQSLNTVGLYPAGEGAGYAGGILSAGIDGIKVAEAVALSILRNCDRKS, from the coding sequence ATGTTACGACTAACAGAAGTAAAGCTCCCGCTCGATCATCCTGAAGATGAGATCAAGACTGCCATCCTCAAAAAGCTGCAAATCACGGACGAAGAATTGATCGGTTATTCCATCTTCAAGCGTAGCTATGATGCCCGTAAGAAAGGAGAGATCGCTCTTGTTTATATTCTGGATGTAGAAACGACTCAGGAAACTCATCTACTCAAGCGCCTGAAAAAAGATCCTCATGTAATGGTCACTCCAGACATGAGTTATCGCCCAGTGGCAAAAGCACCTAGCAATTTGGCGATTCGCCCCATAGTCATTGGTACTGGCCCTTGTGGCTTATTTGCGGGTTTGATGCTGGCGCAAATGGGGTTCCGTCCCATCATTTTAGAACGTGGGAAAAAAGTTCGCGATCGCACTGCTGATACTTTTGGCTTTTGGAAGAAAAAATCAGACTTCAACCCCGAATCCAATGCCCAGTTTGGCGAAGGTGGTGCGGGTACATTTTCCGATGGCAAACTCTACAGTCAAGTTAAAGATCCTCAGCATTATGGGCGCAAGGTATTAACCGAACTCGTCAACGCCGGAGCCTCACCGGAAATTCTTTATATCAACAAACCGCATATCGGCACCTTCAAACTGGTGGGAATCGTCCAAAGTATGCGTGCCAAAATCGAATCCCTCGGTGGCGAAATTCGCTTTGAAAGTCGGGTGGAAGATATCAACATTGAAAATGGACAAGTGCGGGGAGTCACCCTTGCCAGTGGGGAATATATCGCCAGCGAGTATGTGGTTTTGGCAGTGGGACACAGCGCCCGCGATACTTTCCAAATGCTATACGAGCGCGGAGTTTACATTGAGCCTAAACCTTTTTCCATCGGCTTTCGGGTGGAACATCCCCAGACTCTCATCGACCAATGTCGTTTCGGGCCTCAAGCTGGTCATAAGCTTTTAGGTGCTGCCGATTATAAACTGGTTCACCACTGCCAAAATGGTCGTTCCGTCTATAGTTTTTGTATGTGTCCGGGAGGCTTGGTAGTTGCAGCTGCATCAGAACCGGGGCGACTTGTCACCAATGGGATGAGCCAATACTCTCGCAATGAGCGTAATGCTAATAGTGCGATCGTTGTGGGCATCACCCCCGAAGATTATCCGGGAAATGCTTTAGCGGGAATTGACTTTCAACGACGTTTAGAAGAACAGGCTTTTAAATTGGGCGGTGGCACTTATGAAGCTCCGGGGCAGTTGGTAGGAGACTTTCTCAAAGATCGCTCCTCTACAGCATTCGGCACGGTTAAACCGTCTTATACACCTGGAGTACATTTATGCGATCTGAGCCAGAGTTTACCAGATTATGCGATCGCCGCCATCCGCGAAGCCCTTCCCGCTTTTGACAAACAAATTAAAGGATTTGCAATGGATGATGCCGTATTGACTGGTGTGGAAACCCGCACGTCATCACCGATTCGGATTAAACGCAAAGAGGATTATCAGAGTCTAAATACAGTCGGTCTATATCCGGCTGGAGAGGGAGCAGGATATGCAGGGGGAATCCTCTCGGCTGGTATCGATGGGATTAAGGTGGCAGAAGCAGTGGCTTTAAGTATTTTGAGGAATTGCGATCGCAAGTCTTGA
- a CDS encoding S66 peptidase family protein, which produces MLIKRRQFITTCGLATLATQISSFTAQGKPSPNIIHKPSRLQVGDTVGLIAPAGIVDAKDIEAAQQSISQLGLKVKLGKHILARYGYLAGKDSDRAQDVNLMFSDRTIKAIIPMRGGWGCNRILPLLNYSLISSHPKIIIGYSDITTLLLAINARSQMITFHGPVATSTWNQFTVDYFKRILFNGEAVTMQNLNPSEVRVETIAPGKARGKLIGGNLSVLSAMVGSPYLPSWNKSILFVEEVGEDVYRIDRMLTQLKTAGILNQIAGFIFGQCTKCSLGDEPSFTLIQVLQDHILPLGIPAWYGSMIGHIKDKFTLPIGVEVEIDAELGIIRMLESAVSLV; this is translated from the coding sequence ATGCTTATCAAGCGTCGGCAATTTATTACAACCTGTGGACTAGCTACCTTAGCCACCCAAATATCATCATTTACCGCCCAAGGTAAGCCATCTCCAAACATCATTCACAAGCCGTCACGCCTACAAGTGGGTGATACTGTAGGATTAATCGCCCCTGCGGGTATTGTTGACGCTAAAGATATTGAAGCAGCGCAGCAATCAATTTCACAATTAGGGTTAAAAGTCAAGTTGGGGAAGCATATTTTAGCTCGTTATGGCTATTTAGCGGGTAAAGATAGCGATCGCGCCCAGGATGTAAACTTGATGTTTAGCGATCGCACCATCAAAGCAATTATCCCTATGCGTGGCGGTTGGGGCTGTAATCGCATTTTACCGCTACTAAACTACTCACTGATCAGCTCCCATCCGAAAATTATCATTGGTTACAGCGATATTACAACGCTGTTGTTGGCAATTAATGCCCGTAGTCAAATGATTACTTTTCATGGGCCAGTTGCCACATCTACTTGGAATCAATTTACAGTGGATTACTTCAAACGCATCTTATTTAATGGTGAAGCAGTGACTATGCAAAATCTCAACCCTAGCGAAGTGCGGGTGGAGACAATAGCACCAGGAAAGGCGAGAGGTAAACTCATCGGTGGAAACTTATCAGTGCTATCAGCGATGGTAGGTTCACCTTACCTCCCTTCTTGGAACAAAAGCATTTTGTTTGTGGAAGAAGTTGGCGAGGATGTTTATCGTATAGATAGGATGCTGACACAGTTAAAAACTGCTGGAATACTGAACCAAATTGCTGGCTTTATCTTTGGGCAATGCACTAAATGTAGTCTTGGAGATGAACCGTCATTCACATTAATCCAAGTATTGCAAGACCACATACTACCTTTAGGTATTCCTGCTTGGTATGGTTCAATGATTGGTCATATTAAGGATAAATTTACCTTGCCAATCGGTGTGGAAGTGGAAATAGATGCTGAACTTGGGATAATACGAATGTTAGAGTCGGCTGTCAGTCTGGTTTAA
- a CDS encoding KGK domain-containing protein encodes MEDGFKAIECNDGDVLDFGDKTYKIAKFRQAMDTSFNSKLEDTLNEELSRQEVEIKDSPNMNWFQKGIDCEILTLGSQSWKKGKVKIKISVEFYIEEEDVEITNSKNSEIIEPESSLDDLRRMIHD; translated from the coding sequence ATGGAAGATGGATTCAAGGCAATAGAGTGTAACGATGGTGATGTTTTGGACTTCGGAGATAAGACATATAAAATTGCTAAATTTAGGCAAGCAATGGATACCTCATTTAACTCCAAGCTGGAAGATACATTGAATGAAGAATTAAGTAGACAAGAAGTAGAGATAAAAGACTCTCCGAATATGAATTGGTTTCAGAAGGGTATAGATTGTGAAATTTTAACATTAGGTTCTCAAAGCTGGAAAAAGGGCAAAGTAAAAATTAAGATAAGCGTTGAATTTTATATTGAAGAGGAAGATGTAGAAATAACTAACAGCAAAAATTCAGAAATCATTGAACCAGAATCCTCTCTTGACGATCTTCGCCGCATGATTCATGACTAA
- a CDS encoding dynamin-like GTPase family protein has protein sequence MSDLPLQCKNLKEQVESILQLLQQEPTLHFQDITPVQTSLTKAISPKFEIVFAGAFSAGKSMLINALLERELLYSAEGHATGTECKIEYAEVDKERVVLTFLSEAEIREQAVYLCQQLGFTTVTNINQADVITLLRQGSEAIIQQEGGESKSERAKQAKALMLLVEGYIANRDRINTVNNATYSMEQFNFSNLKEAAGYARRGSNSAVLKRIEYYCNHPLLEDGNVIIDTPGIDAPVEKDAQLTYAKIQHPDTSAVVCVLKPAAAGDMTKEETELLELMRQNGGVRDRVFYVFNRIDETWYNTQLRQRLDDLISGQFANSNKVYKTSGLLGFYGSQIKQTNQLDRFGLDSVFAESIKGLDGKEETPQFVYAFNNYCVNSGKLSTTKFRVSVNGYETPNQNYVRILGDWGNELIEKLIQDSGTEEFRTAITRYLTEEKRPQLFKNLADDLEDVCIKLKKHYQSVQRNLDSQPQEIESMKVQELQRLNQQLQQVGREFSEHITEEVNQIINNSCDAFEVDFRQLQSRMIRRLDELLDTFSVASAYQRATISHPRNATAPLIAILVEAFYYLANQLEDILIESSQQVVTNYFQRLIEKIRKSEYYRQLYRLLDNDGGIEQEIRNLEKGVTQALVSAASVECDRFVRESPRFYDEGTFSIYQFRQTLLQTSQGYDAESIVEAEPAIRQLLKLDFEPKVSHTIRKSFRQTINQTLKTQLLPMAEQQADEILQQYPQARAYLEKTLQQEAEEKIANNRRLLSVVEENIAAYNSAVSSINSCLQSMKLYDRFLPTIGDSFDADDKFTNNGFVVSDAMQEVEY, from the coding sequence ATGTCAGATTTACCGCTTCAGTGCAAAAATTTGAAAGAGCAAGTTGAGTCGATATTACAACTTTTACAACAAGAACCAACGCTACATTTTCAAGATATTACACCTGTACAAACTTCCTTAACTAAAGCGATTTCTCCTAAGTTTGAGATTGTGTTTGCAGGTGCATTTAGTGCTGGTAAATCAATGCTAATCAATGCACTATTGGAGAGAGAACTACTTTACAGTGCAGAAGGACACGCTACAGGTACAGAATGCAAAATCGAGTATGCAGAAGTAGATAAAGAACGTGTTGTTTTAACGTTTTTAAGTGAAGCAGAAATTCGAGAACAAGCAGTTTATTTGTGTCAGCAACTAGGATTTACAACAGTAACTAATATTAACCAAGCTGATGTAATTACTTTGCTACGTCAAGGTTCTGAAGCAATTATTCAGCAGGAGGGTGGCGAGAGTAAATCAGAACGTGCAAAACAGGCGAAGGCGTTAATGTTGTTGGTAGAAGGATATATAGCAAACCGCGATCGCATCAACACGGTTAATAATGCTACATACTCAATGGAGCAATTTAACTTTTCTAACCTCAAGGAAGCGGCTGGATATGCCCGTCGTGGTAGCAATAGTGCAGTATTGAAGCGAATAGAATATTACTGCAATCATCCTTTGCTAGAAGATGGAAATGTAATTATTGACACACCAGGTATAGATGCACCAGTAGAGAAAGACGCACAATTAACTTATGCTAAAATTCAACATCCTGATACTTCGGCGGTGGTGTGTGTGCTAAAACCTGCTGCGGCGGGTGACATGACAAAAGAAGAAACAGAACTTTTGGAATTAATGCGGCAAAATGGGGGAGTACGCGATCGCGTCTTCTATGTCTTCAACCGCATCGATGAAACTTGGTACAATACCCAACTACGACAACGATTAGACGATTTAATTAGTGGGCAATTTGCTAATTCAAACAAAGTCTATAAAACAAGTGGATTATTAGGATTTTATGGCAGTCAGATTAAACAGACAAATCAACTAGATAGATTTGGTTTAGATTCTGTTTTTGCAGAAAGCATTAAAGGTTTAGATGGTAAAGAAGAAACACCACAATTTGTCTATGCGTTTAACAACTACTGCGTAAATTCAGGAAAGTTATCTACCACTAAATTCCGTGTCTCTGTTAATGGCTATGAAACCCCAAATCAAAATTATGTGCGGATTTTGGGAGATTGGGGAAATGAACTGATAGAAAAGCTAATTCAAGATAGTGGTACTGAAGAATTTCGCACAGCTATTACTCGCTATCTTACAGAAGAAAAGCGCCCCCAATTATTTAAGAATCTTGCTGATGATTTGGAAGATGTTTGTATTAAACTGAAAAAACATTATCAAAGTGTGCAACGTAATTTAGATAGTCAACCCCAAGAAATTGAGAGTATGAAGGTGCAAGAGTTGCAACGTCTAAATCAGCAACTCCAGCAAGTTGGTAGAGAATTTAGCGAGCATATCACAGAAGAAGTTAACCAAATAATTAATAATTCTTGTGATGCCTTTGAAGTAGATTTTAGACAATTGCAATCACGAATGATTCGCCGTTTAGATGAATTGCTAGATACTTTTTCTGTAGCTTCTGCTTATCAACGTGCAACAATTAGCCATCCTCGCAACGCTACTGCACCTCTAATTGCTATTTTAGTAGAGGCATTTTATTACTTAGCAAATCAGTTAGAAGATATTTTGATTGAATCATCTCAGCAAGTTGTTACGAATTATTTCCAGAGATTGATTGAAAAAATTCGCAAGTCAGAATATTATCGCCAGTTGTATCGTTTATTAGATAATGATGGTGGGATTGAACAAGAGATCAGAAATTTAGAAAAAGGAGTTACTCAAGCATTAGTGAGTGCAGCTAGTGTAGAGTGCGATCGCTTCGTGCGAGAAAGTCCAAGATTTTATGATGAAGGCACTTTTTCTATATATCAATTTCGCCAAACTTTATTACAAACTTCTCAAGGATACGACGCTGAAAGTATCGTGGAAGCAGAACCAGCAATTAGGCAATTATTGAAGCTAGATTTTGAGCCAAAAGTCTCTCATACTATTCGTAAATCTTTCCGTCAAACCATCAACCAAACGCTCAAAACTCAGTTGTTACCAATGGCAGAACAGCAAGCAGATGAGATTTTGCAGCAATACCCACAGGCGCGGGCTTATTTAGAGAAAACACTGCAACAAGAAGCTGAAGAAAAAATTGCGAATAATCGCCGATTATTGAGTGTTGTTGAGGAAAATATTGCAGCATACAATTCAGCCGTTTCTAGTATCAATAGTTGTTTGCAGTCGATGAAACTATACGATCGTTTCTTGCCTACAATTGGTGATTCTTTTGATGCTGATGATAAGTTTACCAATAATGGATTTGTGGTTTCAGACGCGATGCAAGAGGTTGAATATTAA